Proteins encoded by one window of Halobaculum halobium:
- a CDS encoding sensor histidine kinase — protein MTEDAVPIDASATAASTSARLANLHEATRTMMLAESREAVARTAATAATDVLGFPLNTVRLYDPETDRLMPTAVSDGVEELAGERTPYERGETIQWEAFDGGDPLVFDDITDIDDDVPRSGSGSMLIAPLGEHGVLTLGSTTEGGIDPADVELARVLAANVEAAMDRARRRTALAERTESLRRKNERLDEFAAIVSHDLRNPLNVARGYVELALEEDDTDHLPAAVEALDRMDDLVDATLSLARQGRDVEETEPTDVGRLAREAWAVVDAPEASLVVDDAPTVAADPERLRTLLENCLRNAVDHAGPDVTVVVGESDEGFFVADDGPGVDPGDRDAMFDRGYTTADDGTGFGLATVADIARAHGWTTSASESADGGLRLTFDGSR, from the coding sequence ATGACTGAGGACGCGGTACCCATCGACGCGAGCGCGACCGCGGCCTCGACGTCGGCCCGCCTGGCGAACCTGCACGAGGCCACGCGCACGATGATGCTCGCTGAGTCGCGGGAGGCGGTCGCGCGGACGGCGGCGACGGCGGCGACGGACGTCCTCGGGTTTCCGCTGAACACGGTCCGCCTGTACGACCCGGAGACGGACCGACTCATGCCGACGGCGGTCTCCGACGGGGTGGAGGAACTCGCCGGCGAGCGGACGCCCTACGAACGGGGCGAGACGATCCAATGGGAGGCCTTCGACGGGGGCGACCCGCTCGTGTTCGACGACATCACCGACATCGACGACGACGTGCCCCGTTCGGGCTCAGGGAGCATGCTCATCGCGCCGCTGGGCGAGCACGGCGTGCTCACCCTCGGATCGACGACCGAGGGCGGGATCGACCCGGCCGACGTGGAGTTGGCGCGCGTGCTCGCGGCGAACGTGGAGGCGGCGATGGACCGCGCGCGGCGGCGGACGGCGCTGGCCGAGCGGACGGAGTCGCTGCGGCGCAAAAACGAGCGGCTGGACGAGTTCGCCGCCATCGTGAGCCACGACCTCCGGAACCCCCTGAACGTCGCGCGCGGGTACGTGGAACTGGCCCTCGAGGAGGACGACACCGACCACCTCCCGGCGGCCGTCGAAGCGCTCGACCGGATGGACGACCTCGTTGACGCAACGCTGTCGCTGGCCCGTCAGGGACGCGACGTCGAGGAGACGGAGCCGACGGACGTCGGCCGGCTCGCGCGGGAGGCGTGGGCGGTGGTCGACGCGCCCGAGGCGTCGCTCGTCGTCGACGACGCGCCGACGGTCGCCGCCGACCCGGAGCGACTGCGGACGCTGCTCGAGAACTGCCTGCGCAACGCCGTCGACCACGCCGGCCCCGACGTGACCGTCGTCGTGGGCGAAAGCGACGAGGGGTTCTTCGTCGCCGACGACGGCCCGGGAGTCGATCCCGGAGACCGGGACGCGATGTTCGACCGCGGGTACACGACGGCCGACGACGGCACGGGCTTCGGGCTCGCGACCGTCGCCGACATCGCTCGGGCCCACGGCTGGACGACGAGCGCCTCAGAGAGCGCGGACGGCGGCCTCCGGCTGACCTTCGACGGCTCCCGTTAG
- the purH gene encoding bifunctional phosphoribosylaminoimidazolecarboxamide formyltransferase/IMP cyclohydrolase yields the protein MKIAGMASNRGRNLRNIADRAPGGAEVSVVLTNDADAPVLDAMDKRGVATEVVEREAGESREPHEERVLDALADHDVDIVCLDGYMRVLTDTFLEAAPPTLNVHPSLLPSFAGNDAHRRVLDAGVRQTGCTVHVVTEEVDGGPIVTQETVPVYEGDDEADLKERVLYEAEFAAYPRAVKWFAEGRVTVDLDAHEVHVDGDDAGDGQFPARRTTSEDRVRELRYGENPHQDAALYADTTCEEANVVAADQRNEGAKKLSYNNYNDADGALNLVKEFDEPAAAVIKHTNPAGCATADTLADAYADALSTDAKSAFGGIVALNRECDAETAELIVDSFKEVVVAPGYADDALDVLFEKDNLRVLDVGDEESFGERPETLTEKPIVGGRLVQERDLQAPERDDLEVVTERAPTDEEIETMLFAWRVMKHVKSNGILFATGTETVGVGMGQVSRVDAVTLAAMKAEKDADGKSAAGAVMASDAFFPFPDAIEEAAEAGIEAVIQPGGSVNDDDVTAAADEHDMAMVFTGDRAFRHD from the coding sequence ATGAAGATCGCGGGCATGGCGAGCAATCGCGGGCGCAATCTCAGGAACATCGCGGACCGAGCGCCGGGCGGCGCCGAGGTGTCGGTCGTCCTGACGAACGACGCCGACGCGCCGGTGCTGGACGCGATGGACAAGCGCGGCGTGGCGACCGAGGTCGTCGAGCGCGAGGCGGGCGAATCGCGGGAGCCCCACGAGGAGCGCGTCCTCGACGCGCTCGCGGACCACGACGTCGACATCGTGTGTCTGGACGGCTACATGCGCGTCCTGACGGACACGTTTCTCGAGGCCGCGCCGCCGACGCTGAACGTCCATCCCTCCCTCCTACCGTCGTTCGCCGGCAACGACGCCCACCGGCGCGTGCTCGACGCCGGCGTCCGCCAGACGGGTTGCACCGTCCACGTCGTCACCGAGGAGGTCGACGGCGGGCCAATCGTCACTCAGGAGACGGTCCCGGTGTACGAAGGGGACGACGAGGCGGACCTGAAAGAGCGCGTGCTCTACGAGGCGGAGTTCGCGGCGTACCCGCGGGCCGTGAAGTGGTTCGCCGAGGGTCGCGTCACGGTCGATCTGGACGCCCACGAGGTCCACGTCGACGGCGACGACGCCGGCGACGGCCAGTTCCCCGCGCGGCGGACGACGAGCGAGGATCGCGTCCGTGAACTCCGCTACGGCGAGAACCCCCACCAGGACGCCGCGCTGTACGCCGACACAACCTGCGAGGAGGCGAACGTCGTCGCCGCCGACCAACGCAACGAGGGCGCCAAGAAGCTCTCGTACAACAACTACAACGACGCCGACGGCGCGCTGAACCTGGTGAAGGAGTTCGACGAACCCGCGGCCGCCGTGATCAAACACACGAACCCCGCGGGCTGCGCCACGGCCGACACGCTCGCGGACGCGTACGCCGACGCGCTCTCGACGGACGCGAAGTCCGCCTTCGGCGGCATCGTCGCGCTCAACCGCGAGTGCGACGCCGAGACGGCCGAGCTGATCGTCGACTCGTTCAAGGAGGTCGTCGTCGCCCCCGGCTACGCCGACGACGCGCTCGACGTGCTGTTCGAGAAGGACAACCTCCGCGTGCTCGACGTCGGCGACGAGGAGTCGTTCGGCGAGCGCCCGGAGACGCTCACGGAGAAGCCCATCGTCGGCGGCCGACTCGTGCAGGAGCGCGACCTGCAGGCGCCCGAGCGCGACGACCTGGAGGTCGTCACCGAGCGCGCGCCGACCGACGAGGAGATCGAGACGATGCTGTTCGCGTGGCGCGTCATGAAGCACGTGAAGTCGAACGGCATCCTGTTCGCGACCGGCACCGAGACGGTGGGCGTCGGAATGGGGCAGGTCAGCCGCGTCGACGCCGTCACGCTGGCGGCGATGAAAGCCGAGAAGGACGCCGATGGCAAGTCCGCCGCCGGCGCCGTGATGGCCTCGGACGCGTTCTTCCCGTTCCCGGACGCCATCGAGGAGGCCGCCGAGGCGGGCATCGAGGCGGTGATCCAACCCGGCGGGTCGGTCAACGACGACGACGTGACCGCCGCGGCCGACGAGCACGACATGGCGATGGTGTTCACCGGCGACCGCGCGTTCCGCCACGACTGA